Proteins encoded in a region of the Planococcus shixiaomingii genome:
- a CDS encoding Lrp/AsnC family transcriptional regulator: MKLDDIDRKILELLTVNGRSSYVDIGKELNLSRVAVRERVHNLSEEGVIEKFTVVINSEKVGKKVSGFFEVDCEPSSLVEVAQALADNPSVASCYQMTGPSTLHMHVLVDDFMDLEKFINEELYALEGITRVESHILLRRFKSRNGLKL, translated from the coding sequence ATGAAACTAGATGATATCGATAGAAAAATTTTGGAACTGTTGACGGTGAATGGCCGGAGCTCTTATGTGGATATTGGCAAAGAATTAAATCTCTCGCGGGTTGCAGTTCGGGAACGGGTTCACAACCTATCGGAAGAAGGAGTCATCGAGAAGTTTACAGTTGTAATCAACAGTGAAAAAGTAGGGAAGAAAGTTTCCGGATTTTTTGAAGTGGATTGCGAGCCTTCGTCGCTTGTTGAGGTGGCGCAAGCATTGGCCGACAACCCAAGTGTGGCGAGCTGTTATCAAATGACCGGGCCTTCTACCCTACATATGCATGTTCTGGTTGACGATTTCATGGATTTGGAAAAGTTTATCAATGAAGAGCTGTATGCACTTGAAGGCATTACGAGAGTAGAAAGCCATATTCTTCTTCGCCGATTTAAAAGCAGAAACGGTCTTAAACTATAA
- a CDS encoding GNAT family N-acetyltransferase encodes MIQKLDNQKEQVAKAMWAIQIPAYLIEAELIGSKEIPPLKESVEDIQKSDETFIGFFEEELKGFISYKKEGELIDIYRLVINPDSFRQGIGGKLVAFLLENFKGHEFIVSTGQANIPAKKLYASFGFVELRNFEAAPNIWCIDFKLIN; translated from the coding sequence GTGATTCAAAAACTGGATAATCAGAAAGAACAGGTTGCAAAAGCTATGTGGGCAATTCAAATTCCCGCTTATCTGATAGAAGCTGAACTGATCGGCTCTAAAGAAATTCCTCCATTAAAAGAATCAGTTGAGGATATTCAAAAGAGCGATGAAACGTTTATCGGTTTTTTTGAAGAGGAATTGAAAGGATTTATCTCGTATAAAAAAGAAGGAGAACTCATTGACATATATCGTCTTGTTATAAACCCTGATTCTTTTCGCCAGGGAATCGGCGGCAAGTTAGTTGCGTTTTTGCTAGAAAATTTTAAAGGGCATGAATTTATAGTAAGTACTGGACAAGCAAATATTCCTGCTAAAAAATTGTACGCCTCTTTTGGGTTTGTCGAACTAAGAAACTTTGAAGCAGCCCCAAATATTTGGTGTATAGATTTCAAACTAATTAATTAG
- a CDS encoding PadR family transcriptional regulator codes for MNIQFKKGVLNLCVLVLLEKKDRYGYELVQKISDQISISEGSVYPLLRRLTKEGYFTTYLQESTEGPPRKYYRLTEAGRSYLHEQLAEWKSFTAGVNQLIEEGVQND; via the coding sequence ATGAATATCCAGTTTAAAAAAGGCGTGCTGAATTTATGCGTCCTTGTTTTATTGGAAAAAAAGGACCGCTATGGTTATGAATTGGTCCAAAAAATTTCCGATCAGATTTCCATATCCGAAGGATCCGTTTATCCATTGTTGCGCCGATTGACAAAAGAAGGCTATTTTACAACGTATTTGCAAGAATCAACCGAAGGACCGCCGCGTAAATATTATAGATTAACTGAAGCCGGCCGAAGTTACCTGCATGAACAATTAGCTGAATGGAAAAGTTTTACCGCTGGGGTTAACCAACTAATCGAAGAGGGTGTGCAAAATGACTGA
- a CDS encoding DUF4097 family beta strand repeat-containing protein, translating to MTENHFLNELNQALARLPEEERKDILQDIQEYFANGRQDGKSEDDIASELGSPQAIAEELMESYNFSQSENSSKAVNLSKSTFDKVDVEIDTGSLTIHPSVDDEMHVDVEDQHYKQQLFVDVLDRTLVVTLKNEKKWGFFSFNTNMKSPAVTIQLPQKMYEHIKLHTDNGRIAGTDLQSVKFDAKSDNGRIQLRRITANRLVAESDNGDVELRTVQADMVVVKTDNGKIDLQDIQAKEVELETDNGSISLENVNGNIQAETDNGRIHLLANDIERNIDLKSDNGNIVVETMSDPANVTIQADRDHGKAIIFNEKGRRFVFGEGRHNVRLKTDNGNLTVKRV from the coding sequence ATGACTGAAAACCATTTTTTGAATGAACTCAACCAAGCTTTGGCGAGGCTTCCCGAAGAAGAACGCAAAGACATCCTTCAAGACATCCAGGAATATTTTGCAAATGGTCGGCAAGACGGCAAGTCTGAGGATGACATCGCATCAGAGCTCGGCTCCCCTCAAGCCATTGCCGAAGAGCTAATGGAATCATATAATTTTTCTCAATCGGAAAACTCCTCAAAAGCTGTGAACTTGTCGAAAAGCACTTTCGACAAGGTGGATGTGGAAATCGATACAGGTTCTCTCACGATCCACCCTTCTGTTGACGATGAGATGCACGTAGATGTAGAAGACCAGCATTACAAACAGCAACTATTCGTCGATGTCCTTGACCGCACCCTTGTCGTAACATTGAAAAATGAAAAAAAATGGGGGTTCTTCAGTTTTAATACGAACATGAAGTCACCTGCGGTCACTATCCAGCTGCCGCAGAAAATGTATGAACATATCAAACTTCATACAGACAACGGACGCATTGCCGGGACTGATCTTCAAAGCGTAAAATTTGATGCAAAGTCTGACAATGGGCGTATCCAGTTAAGACGAATTACAGCAAATCGACTGGTTGCTGAATCCGACAATGGTGATGTGGAACTTCGAACTGTTCAAGCAGACATGGTGGTCGTAAAAACGGATAATGGCAAAATCGATTTACAAGACATCCAAGCAAAAGAAGTGGAACTTGAAACCGATAACGGAAGCATTTCCTTGGAAAACGTCAACGGAAATATCCAAGCTGAAACCGATAACGGCCGCATCCACTTACTGGCAAACGATATCGAACGAAATATCGACTTGAAATCCGATAACGGCAATATTGTGGTCGAGACAATGAGCGATCCAGCAAATGTCACTATTCAAGCAGACCGCGATCATGGCAAAGCAATTATCTTCAACGAAAAAGGCCGACGCTTCGTTTTTGGCGAGGGGCGCCACAACGTTCGATTGAAAACAGATAACGGCAACTTGACTGTGAAGCGCGTGTAA
- a CDS encoding patatin-like phospholipase family protein has product MKSGLILEGGGMRGVYTGGVLEKFLEEQIFMDYVIGVSAGACNAASYISRQTGRNREVTIGYVRHPDYISMKNLLVRRELFGMNLIFDEIPNRLVPFDYHQYNEATEEFVVGTTDCLTGEAVYFEKRQHAKDVLAIVRASSSLPFMAQPVEFEGRLLMDGGVADPIPIRKALADGVTKPIVVLTREKGYRKKKSSFARVMPALYRQFPGIVKSMENRYLRYNETLEFVERLEVEGKALIIRPASLYKINGFERDPAKLTHLYNQGYQDAEAALEKVKRYIED; this is encoded by the coding sequence ATGAAAAGCGGCCTTATTTTAGAAGGTGGAGGTATGCGCGGCGTTTATACGGGTGGTGTACTTGAAAAATTTCTGGAAGAACAAATTTTTATGGATTATGTGATTGGTGTATCAGCCGGTGCATGCAACGCTGCTTCTTACATATCGCGCCAAACGGGGCGCAACAGGGAAGTGACCATCGGCTATGTTCGTCATCCGGATTATATTTCGATGAAAAATTTATTGGTGCGCAGAGAACTGTTCGGGATGAACTTAATTTTTGATGAAATTCCGAACAGGCTGGTTCCTTTTGATTATCATCAATATAACGAAGCCACAGAAGAATTCGTGGTGGGTACAACAGATTGTTTGACTGGAGAAGCAGTCTATTTTGAAAAAAGGCAGCATGCCAAAGATGTACTGGCCATCGTTCGAGCTTCGAGCTCATTGCCGTTCATGGCTCAGCCAGTTGAATTTGAGGGCCGTTTGTTAATGGATGGCGGCGTTGCAGATCCAATTCCTATACGAAAAGCATTGGCAGACGGCGTGACCAAACCGATTGTTGTACTGACAAGGGAAAAGGGCTACCGAAAAAAGAAATCTTCATTCGCACGAGTGATGCCGGCACTTTACCGCCAGTTTCCGGGTATCGTAAAAAGCATGGAAAACCGGTATTTGCGCTATAACGAAACGTTGGAGTTTGTTGAACGGTTGGAAGTTGAAGGGAAAGCATTGATAATCCGGCCGGCTAGTCTGTATAAAATCAATGGCTTTGAACGAGATCCCGCCAAACTGACCCATCTATACAATCAAGGCTACCAAGACGCTGAGGCAGCACTGGAAAAAGTGAAGAGATATATTGAAGACTAA
- a CDS encoding SOS response-associated peptidase, translated as MCGRYSLFADYSAILERFDIEEVSIDESDYSPNYNIAPSQQVVAIVNDGTKNRLGLLRWGLIPPWAKDAKIGSKMINARAETVAEKPSFRNAFKKKRCLIVADAFYEWRRTDEQKTPMRIKMKSGEPFAFAGLWESWKSPDGKTINTCSILTTKPNDLMATIHDRMPVVLSKEAEKVWLDPSVQDPEALGELLKPFDANEMEAYEVSSEVNSPKNNGPQLIEKVG; from the coding sequence ATGTGTGGAAGATATTCCTTGTTTGCGGATTACTCGGCCATATTGGAACGCTTTGATATTGAAGAAGTCAGTATAGACGAGAGCGACTATTCGCCGAACTACAATATCGCCCCATCCCAACAAGTTGTGGCAATAGTGAATGACGGCACGAAAAATCGATTGGGCTTGCTGAGATGGGGACTTATACCTCCGTGGGCAAAAGACGCAAAGATCGGTTCGAAAATGATTAATGCACGCGCCGAAACAGTAGCTGAAAAACCAAGTTTCCGCAATGCTTTCAAGAAAAAGCGTTGCCTGATCGTAGCGGATGCCTTTTATGAATGGCGGCGCACGGATGAGCAGAAAACGCCCATGCGCATCAAAATGAAATCTGGGGAACCGTTCGCGTTCGCTGGATTATGGGAATCCTGGAAATCACCTGATGGGAAAACCATCAATACGTGCTCTATTTTGACGACGAAGCCAAACGACTTAATGGCAACGATCCACGACCGGATGCCGGTGGTTTTATCAAAAGAAGCGGAAAAAGTTTGGCTCGATCCAAGTGTGCAGGACCCGGAAGCGCTCGGAGAACTATTAAAGCCGTTTGATGCAAACGAAATGGAAGCGTATGAAGTTTCTTCAGAGGTCAATTCACCGAAAAACAATGGTCCGCAATTGATCGAAAAAGTGGGATGA
- a CDS encoding aspartate/glutamate racemase family protein, with protein sequence MKIIGLIGGMSWESSAEYYRIVNEEVQQRLGGLHSAKCILFSVDFEEIERLQRENNWAKAGLLLAEAARSLEKAGAELIVLCTNTMHKVIEAIEAGTGVPVVHIADATAQKIQNAQLATVGLLGTKYTMEMDFYKSRLAAKGLNILIPDEADRNKVNQIIFEELCVGEIRQLSRQYYQTVIHKLMEGGAEAIILGCTEIGLLIKPEDSPIPIFDTTEIHAKAAVELALAEKRE encoded by the coding sequence ATGAAAATCATTGGCTTGATTGGCGGAATGAGCTGGGAATCTTCAGCAGAGTATTACCGGATTGTAAATGAAGAAGTGCAACAGAGATTAGGCGGGCTGCATTCAGCAAAATGTATTCTTTTTAGTGTAGATTTCGAAGAAATTGAACGTCTGCAACGAGAAAACAATTGGGCAAAAGCTGGGCTTCTATTGGCCGAAGCCGCTCGGAGTCTTGAAAAAGCAGGCGCAGAATTGATTGTCCTGTGCACCAACACAATGCATAAAGTGATCGAAGCTATTGAAGCAGGAACCGGGGTTCCTGTAGTCCATATCGCCGATGCTACCGCACAAAAAATCCAAAACGCGCAGCTGGCAACAGTGGGTTTACTGGGCACGAAATATACAATGGAAATGGACTTCTACAAATCAAGGCTGGCGGCAAAAGGGTTGAATATCTTAATTCCGGATGAAGCAGACCGGAATAAAGTCAATCAGATTATTTTTGAAGAATTATGCGTAGGTGAAATCCGGCAGCTTTCAAGGCAATATTATCAAACGGTCATTCACAAACTTATGGAAGGCGGTGCTGAAGCGATTATTTTGGGCTGTACGGAAATTGGCTTGCTGATTAAACCAGAAGATTCGCCAATTCCCATTTTTGATACGACTGAAATCCATGCAAAAGCAGCTGTCGAACTGGCTTTGGCCGAAAAGAGGGAATAA
- a CDS encoding metal-dependent hydrolase: MTGKTHIIGGITASLAFAQTTNYDPFILVGAGVIGAILPDICHGGSKIGRTLPLLSKIINTLFGHRTFTHSLLFLVLMAALMNAFVPNEAFTAGILVGMASHLVLDMATKNGIKLLFPLSITVRFPITARTGGTAEYVVFTALSLFTVYFGYGVFIS; encoded by the coding sequence ATGACAGGTAAAACACACATTATTGGCGGTATAACAGCAAGCCTTGCTTTTGCACAAACCACCAATTACGATCCATTCATTTTAGTAGGAGCAGGAGTCATTGGCGCCATCTTGCCGGATATTTGCCACGGCGGCAGCAAAATCGGCCGAACGCTTCCGTTGCTTTCAAAAATCATCAACACTCTTTTTGGGCATCGAACGTTTACGCACAGCCTGCTTTTTTTAGTGCTCATGGCCGCATTGATGAATGCATTTGTGCCTAACGAAGCCTTTACAGCAGGCATATTAGTTGGGATGGCCAGCCATTTGGTTTTAGACATGGCTACAAAAAATGGCATTAAATTGCTGTTCCCGCTTTCAATCACCGTCCGTTTCCCGATTACAGCAAGAACGGGAGGGACAGCGGAATATGTAGTATTTACGGCCTTGTCTTTGTTTACTGTGTATTTCGGATACGGCGTTTTCATTTCCTGA
- a CDS encoding YfbR-like 5'-deoxynucleotidase, with the protein MGIHTFFTSLNDLERIIRAPGRFKFEEHNVAAHSWKVSQYAMLFATIEERAGQTINWKSLYEKTINHDFAEVFIGDIKTPVKHSSPELKEMIAKVEEGMMEKFILTEIPEEFQGVFFDRMKEGKDHTIEGRLLELADKLDQFYESFAELKRGNSDPEFAKMYRIALTKLLNIPLTASVDYFKNVMLQDVMSEETAIDVQELTRQVLQD; encoded by the coding sequence ATGGGAATTCATACGTTTTTTACATCATTGAACGATTTGGAGCGGATCATCCGTGCACCTGGAAGGTTTAAATTCGAAGAACATAACGTCGCGGCCCATTCATGGAAAGTGAGCCAGTATGCGATGCTTTTTGCCACAATTGAAGAACGTGCAGGGCAAACAATCAACTGGAAATCGCTTTACGAAAAAACCATTAATCATGACTTTGCCGAAGTTTTTATCGGTGATATCAAAACACCGGTCAAGCATTCTTCTCCAGAACTGAAGGAAATGATCGCCAAAGTCGAGGAAGGGATGATGGAAAAGTTTATCTTAACGGAAATTCCCGAAGAATTTCAAGGAGTTTTCTTTGATCGCATGAAAGAAGGCAAAGACCATACGATCGAAGGGCGCCTTTTGGAACTGGCGGACAAGCTTGACCAGTTTTACGAGTCGTTTGCCGAATTGAAACGCGGAAATTCCGATCCTGAATTCGCGAAAATGTATCGCATCGCTTTGACGAAACTGCTGAACATCCCGCTGACTGCGAGCGTTGATTATTTTAAAAATGTGATGCTCCAAGATGTGATGAGCGAAGAAACCGCCATTGATGTGCAGGAACTCACACGCCAAGTATTGCAGGATTAA
- a CDS encoding hemolysin family protein, translating into MDPILFVNLALLVFLIVLTAFFVGAEFAVVKVRMSRIEQLIEEGNKKAVLVKKVVGDLDYYLSACQLGITVTALGLGWLGEPTVERLLHPLFHAIGVPDSVSIVVSFVVAFSLVTFLHVVIGEMAPKSLALQFAERMTLFLAPPLYWFGKIMAPFIFLLNGSARVFLRLFGIQNTREEQAHSEDELKIIMAQSFQSGEINQTELSYMQNIFAFDERSAKDVMVPRTQMIAMSDGLSLEELLAEIREHQFTRYPIAKDGNKDDLIGFINAKEILTYYALTGQINLSEFIHELPYFHETTPLHTALVKMQKDRTHIALVIDEYGGTSGIITMEDILEEIVGEIRDEFDDEEEAEIIKESDTRYLLNGRVLLKDLEERFNMEFEDSDDIDTIAGWIQHQLIEAEYGSTFDKGKYRWSIVEMENHHILKVAVDLLPEKLE; encoded by the coding sequence TTGGACCCCATACTTTTTGTGAATTTAGCTTTACTAGTTTTTTTGATCGTGTTAACCGCATTCTTCGTCGGTGCAGAATTTGCCGTCGTTAAAGTCCGGATGTCACGCATTGAACAACTGATTGAAGAAGGCAACAAAAAAGCTGTACTCGTAAAAAAAGTCGTTGGCGACTTGGATTATTACTTGTCGGCTTGCCAGCTCGGCATCACCGTCACTGCCCTTGGCCTTGGGTGGCTCGGAGAACCGACTGTCGAACGGTTGCTGCATCCGTTGTTCCATGCGATCGGTGTTCCCGATTCTGTTTCTATCGTTGTTTCGTTCGTTGTCGCCTTTTCTTTAGTAACTTTCTTGCATGTCGTTATTGGTGAAATGGCGCCGAAATCGTTGGCTCTGCAATTTGCCGAGCGGATGACGCTGTTCCTGGCGCCGCCCCTTTACTGGTTCGGCAAGATAATGGCCCCGTTCATCTTCTTGTTGAACGGGTCTGCCCGTGTTTTTCTGCGCCTTTTCGGCATCCAGAACACGAGAGAAGAACAAGCTCATTCGGAGGACGAACTGAAAATCATCATGGCTCAAAGTTTCCAAAGCGGCGAAATCAATCAAACCGAATTGTCTTACATGCAAAACATTTTCGCTTTTGACGAACGGAGCGCAAAAGACGTCATGGTTCCCCGGACGCAAATGATTGCGATGTCAGACGGTTTGAGTTTAGAAGAATTGCTCGCTGAAATTCGCGAACACCAGTTTACGCGTTACCCGATTGCCAAAGATGGCAATAAGGACGACTTGATTGGTTTTATTAATGCGAAAGAAATTTTGACCTATTATGCGTTGACTGGACAAATTAACTTGTCCGAGTTCATCCACGAACTTCCGTATTTTCACGAAACGACGCCGCTTCATACAGCGCTCGTGAAAATGCAAAAAGACCGTACGCATATTGCGCTGGTTATTGATGAATATGGCGGAACTTCGGGTATTATCACAATGGAAGACATTTTGGAGGAAATCGTCGGTGAAATTCGTGATGAATTTGACGACGAAGAAGAAGCTGAAATCATAAAAGAAAGCGATACGCGCTATTTACTAAATGGCCGTGTACTACTGAAAGATTTAGAAGAACGGTTTAATATGGAATTTGAAGACAGCGACGACATTGATACGATTGCCGGCTGGATTCAGCATCAACTTATCGAAGCTGAATATGGCAGCACGTTTGATAAAGGAAAATATCGTTGGTCCATTGTCGAAATGGAAAACCATCATATCTTAAAAGTCGCTGTAGATCTCTTGCCTGAAAAGCTGGAGTAA
- a CDS encoding YolD-like family protein gives MKKNKYMTVKGQIKDRGQVKWTAMMLTEHVQLLKDLKEEDRYNTKPILDAFDLEAIYEEIRSAYMRKCEVELRLWLNQVCTLTGLITAIDLNKKTLCLEKDGQQNTVFFDDIIGAKTVE, from the coding sequence ATGAAAAAAAACAAATACATGACGGTAAAAGGCCAGATTAAAGACCGCGGCCAAGTCAAGTGGACAGCTATGATGCTCACCGAGCACGTCCAATTACTAAAAGATTTAAAGGAGGAGGATCGCTACAATACTAAGCCTATTCTTGACGCTTTTGACCTTGAAGCCATTTATGAAGAGATCCGGTCAGCTTATATGCGGAAATGTGAGGTTGAGCTCCGCCTCTGGCTAAATCAAGTCTGCACGCTCACCGGCTTGATCACCGCTATCGATCTGAACAAAAAGACTCTTTGCCTGGAAAAAGATGGCCAACAGAATACAGTTTTTTTTGATGATATTATTGGTGCAAAAACAGTCGAATAA
- a CDS encoding YihY/virulence factor BrkB family protein: protein MAKQTSMAKDLMGEIKNDHATTLAAAQAYYYLLAIVPLLILLLSILPYLQIDPQRAVDFIGTVLPGEVATTFQDTIVSVVTTPSGGLLTFGILGTLWSASNAMTAFIEATNQAYDVEETRSFIKLKLMAIVLTLFMLVAVIVALILPIFGGVIIDFITQFLNLPPQTEILFQVLRWVISIVVMSVVLAFLYKFAPNKQFPFKEVIIGAFIATVLWQVVSLGFSFYVSNFGSYSKTYGSLGGLIVLMLWFFLTGLILVVGAEINALRHKKKNVKNAPAKVQ from the coding sequence ATGGCAAAACAAACATCTATGGCAAAAGATCTAATGGGGGAAATTAAAAACGATCATGCCACGACCCTGGCAGCAGCACAGGCATATTATTATTTATTAGCAATCGTACCTTTACTGATTTTGCTGCTTTCCATTCTGCCTTATTTGCAAATTGATCCACAGCGGGCAGTTGATTTCATCGGTACGGTCCTTCCAGGAGAAGTGGCCACCACGTTCCAAGACACCATCGTTAGTGTTGTTACAACACCAAGCGGAGGATTGTTGACTTTCGGTATTCTCGGCACACTGTGGTCCGCTTCAAATGCTATGACTGCATTTATTGAAGCAACAAACCAGGCGTATGATGTAGAAGAAACACGCTCGTTCATCAAATTGAAGCTTATGGCTATTGTCTTGACGCTTTTCATGCTAGTAGCAGTTATCGTAGCACTTATCTTGCCGATTTTTGGCGGTGTTATCATCGATTTCATTACCCAATTCTTGAATTTGCCGCCACAAACAGAAATTCTGTTCCAAGTGCTTCGCTGGGTGATTTCCATTGTGGTAATGAGTGTCGTCCTTGCATTCTTGTACAAATTTGCACCGAACAAGCAGTTTCCTTTTAAAGAGGTAATTATCGGTGCATTTATCGCCACCGTTTTATGGCAAGTTGTTTCTCTTGGCTTTTCGTTTTATGTTTCAAATTTCGGCAGTTACTCGAAAACATACGGCAGCCTTGGCGGACTCATCGTCTTAATGTTGTGGTTCTTCCTTACCGGGTTGATCCTTGTCGTAGGAGCTGAGATAAACGCTTTGCGCCACAAAAAGAAAAATGTGAAAAACGCACCGGCAAAAGTTCAGTAA
- a CDS encoding class I SAM-dependent methyltransferase, with protein MNDGKGADDLMEEQIKEKVKDVFGRNADKYRTSEIHAQGDDLALLVEWLEPQETWTVLDIATGGGHVTKALAPYVQTVFSTDLTAQMLENTANHLDSLFENISYVIADAEALPFLSHRFDAVVCRIAPHHFPNPEKFIQEAARVLKPNGKFVLIDNITPEDPKLAEFMNQTEKLRDDSHARCLSKAEWRGLLRSSGLAESKSLDRKKTFQYPTWVARTTESEEQVERVKQHLLSADEETASYFSLKVQNGDIQSFVIDEWMVMCTKKEN; from the coding sequence ATGAACGATGGAAAGGGAGCAGATGACCTGATGGAAGAGCAGATAAAAGAAAAAGTGAAAGACGTCTTCGGCAGAAATGCCGATAAGTACAGAACAAGCGAGATTCACGCGCAGGGAGATGACCTTGCTTTGCTTGTGGAGTGGCTGGAACCACAAGAGACCTGGACCGTTTTGGATATTGCAACAGGAGGCGGGCATGTGACCAAAGCTCTTGCCCCTTATGTGCAAACAGTCTTTTCAACAGATTTGACGGCACAAATGCTGGAGAACACGGCCAACCACTTGGATTCGCTTTTTGAGAATATTTCATATGTAATAGCTGACGCAGAAGCGTTGCCCTTTCTAAGCCACCGCTTTGATGCAGTCGTCTGCCGGATTGCTCCGCATCATTTTCCGAATCCGGAGAAATTCATCCAAGAGGCAGCAAGAGTGTTAAAGCCGAATGGAAAATTTGTTTTAATTGATAACATCACACCGGAAGACCCGAAACTGGCCGAGTTCATGAACCAAACAGAAAAACTGCGGGATGACAGCCATGCCCGCTGCTTGAGCAAAGCGGAATGGAGGGGATTGCTCCGCAGCAGTGGACTGGCAGAATCCAAATCGCTGGACCGCAAGAAAACATTTCAATATCCCACTTGGGTAGCCCGGACCACTGAAAGCGAAGAACAAGTCGAACGCGTAAAACAGCATCTCCTTTCAGCCGACGAAGAAACGGCGAGCTATTTCTCCTTAAAGGTTCAAAATGGCGACATTCAAAGCTTCGTAATTGATGAGTGGATGGTCATGTGTACAAAAAAAGAGAACTAA
- a CDS encoding dipeptidase — MKIIDTHCDALLKLQITNRKFMFQEGPLNYIDSDKLDTNFQRLQQGGVKVQFFAIFVYPEIPTDEKWQHALEQIDLFYTQVIGNNPAMKHIKKWEEIDELKEGEIGAVLTLEGADAFGNDLAKLRHLYRAGVLSIGLTWNNANLCADGAGEPRGGGLTLLGKEVVKLNNENRIFTDVSHLSAASFWDVIELAHFPIASHSNARALCDHPRNLDDGQIKAMFAKNGLIDVVFCLEFIKKDILNVTIADLIKHIDHLCSLGGVRNVGIGSDFDGISAYIKDLENASKFQNLINELQKHYTESEVEGFAFRNFLEHRPGIVVAT, encoded by the coding sequence ATGAAGATTATCGACACACATTGCGACGCGCTGCTGAAGCTGCAAATCACGAATAGAAAGTTCATGTTTCAGGAAGGACCTTTAAATTACATAGACTCGGACAAATTGGATACAAATTTTCAGCGCCTCCAACAAGGAGGCGTGAAGGTGCAATTTTTCGCCATCTTTGTATATCCTGAGATTCCGACAGACGAAAAATGGCAGCATGCACTTGAGCAGATTGATTTGTTCTACACACAAGTAATCGGCAATAACCCAGCCATGAAACACATAAAAAAATGGGAAGAGATCGATGAATTGAAAGAAGGGGAAATAGGAGCTGTTCTGACACTTGAAGGAGCCGATGCATTCGGCAATGATCTGGCGAAGCTCCGCCACCTTTACAGGGCTGGTGTCCTGTCAATCGGACTTACATGGAACAACGCCAACCTTTGCGCTGACGGAGCAGGAGAACCGCGCGGAGGCGGTTTGACGCTATTAGGCAAAGAAGTGGTTAAACTGAATAACGAAAATCGGATCTTCACCGATGTTTCACATTTGTCGGCCGCTAGTTTCTGGGACGTCATCGAACTTGCCCATTTTCCGATTGCCAGCCATTCCAATGCCCGAGCGCTTTGCGATCATCCGCGTAATTTGGATGATGGTCAAATCAAGGCGATGTTTGCGAAAAATGGCTTGATCGACGTGGTGTTTTGTTTGGAATTTATAAAGAAAGATATTTTAAACGTGACAATTGCTGATTTGATCAAACACATCGATCATCTATGCTCTCTTGGGGGAGTCCGCAACGTTGGCATCGGATCAGATTTTGATGGCATTTCCGCATATATCAAAGATTTGGAAAACGCATCGAAATTCCAAAACTTGATCAATGAACTGCAAAAGCATTACACCGAAAGCGAAGTGGAAGGGTTTGCCTTCCGGAACTTTCTGGAGCACCGGCCGGGTATAGTGGTTGCTACATGA